Genomic DNA from Oncorhynchus masou masou isolate Uvic2021 unplaced genomic scaffold, UVic_Omas_1.1 unplaced_scaffold_15176, whole genome shotgun sequence:
TTTTCCAATCATTATGAATACGTCTATATGGACAGGGagcacctgatcctagatcagcagccCTACTcagatgctttatgaatacaggccctgatgtgTATGTCTGCTGCTGGTGGTGAACCCTATTCACCTCAGGGGATCAATAACGTTTATTCATTCAGTGGATGTGAGCCTGACTAGAAACAACATACACACTGAGAGATGGACTGATCTGTGATACGACTAGATATTCTATTGTTAACTGGTGTTTTGAATGCTAATAGAAATGCCCTTTGTGTTGTCTTTCTCAGGGGGGGAAGTGGGCTTACTATGAGATGCTGCCAGAGTACAGTGTGGATATTGATGTGGATATCGACTGGCCCGTGGCAGAACAGAGAGTACTGAGGTAGTCTGAAATCACTGACCTAGAATTTCAAGTTCACTCTCTGTTGAAGTCATTCACTCCgaaccacctctctctgtctctcttctctgtctctctctctgtctgtctctgtctctcctctgtctgtctctgtctctctctctctctctgtctgtctctctctctctctgtgtctgtctctctctgtctctctctctgtgtctgtctctctctctgtctctctctctctctctgtctctctctctctgcttctctgtctcctgtctctctgtctctctctctctctgtctctctctgtctctctctctctctgtcgctctctctctgtctgtctctctctgtctctctctgaaagTGTTTATTTGAATGCACTTTAAATATAATTAGATTTTGTGGTAAAGCAACACAATGAACAATGCTGTAACACAGGGGAGTGGTTGTCCAAatgtatttctctgtgtgtgttgttcctGTCCAGGTTTGGTTACTTTGGCCTGGACAAGCCTGAGGTGGTGCGTCTGCTGCTGTGTAACGTCTCCGGCTGTCTGACTGACGGCCGcgtcctcatctctgtctctggagAGGAGATGGTCTCAGTCAACACCAGAGATACTATGGGTATCCGCatgctgcagagagagggggtggaggtacaGATACA
This window encodes:
- the LOC135531114 gene encoding N-acylneuraminate cytidylyltransferase-like, producing MLPEYSVDIDVDIDWPVAEQRVLRFGYFGLDKPEVVRLLLCNVSGCLTDGRVLISVSGEEMVSVNTRDTMGIRMLQREGVEVQIQNM